A single Phoenix dactylifera cultivar Barhee BC4 chromosome 1, palm_55x_up_171113_PBpolish2nd_filt_p, whole genome shotgun sequence DNA region contains:
- the LOC103698358 gene encoding uncharacterized protein LOC103698358 produces MPLPLSSDFFLNSDLHQGLEVCTKVQKYFNLKGWICVSVDFDVARLTKAIIESVTGEPCSLMELSTLQEHLKMKVEGKRVLLVLDDMWNEQQSRWDSLKLPFVGAEAVGFIMTTRNDPVAKIMQTWPSFHLGYLPDDPCWLLFQRVVFGGPVTNEKSNLVGIGRQIVKKLVSWLAVGREGNGRPSTTLDLTSSTDLEHLCVNDCVVLDPQTVEWLPSSLQSLIPVFCKFPDSLRLDQNLSLLPNKQLPSSLESLSVNGCEIPKNKSLSRLILIVASEPIFIQGVSDSGLPQAQNRARAE; encoded by the exons atgccactTCCGCtgtcatctgatttttttttaaattcagaTCTGCACCAAGGTCTTGAGGTCTGCACCAAG GTACAAAAATATTTCAATCTGAAGGGATGGATTTGTGTCTCGGTGGATTTCGATGTTGCAAGGCTAACAAAGGCAATCATTGAGTCTGTGACAGGGGAACCATGCAGTCTTATGGAACTAAGCACGCTTCAAGAGCATCTTAAGATGAAAGTGGAGGGAAAGCGAGTGTTGCTTGTGCTCGATGATATGTGGAACGAGCAACAGAGTCGCTGGGATTCCTTGAAACTCCCCTTTGTTGGTGCAGAAGCAGTAGGATTTATCATGACCACAAGAAATGATCCGGTTGCTAAGATCATGCAGACGTGGCCTTCTTTTCATCTTGGCTACTTGCCTGATGATCCTTGTTGGCTGCTGTTCCAGCGTGTGGTATTTGGTGGTCCAGTTACTAATGAGAAATCAAATTTGGTGGGCATTGGCAGGCAGATTGTCAAGAAGCTAGTGTCATGGCTTGCCGTTGGCCGTGAAGGTAATGGGAGGCCTTCTACG ACACTGGATCTCACATCTTCAACCGACCTTGAACATCTATGTGTAAATGACTGTGTTGTGCTAGATCCTCAGACAGTCGAGTGGCTGCCATCATCACTTCAATCCCTGATACCTGTTTTCTGTAAGTTTCCAGATTCCCTTCGCTTGGACCAGAACCTCTCT CTATTGCCAAACAAGCAACTGCCATCCTCGCTTGAGTCATTGTCAGTTAATGGCTGCGAGATCCCTAAGAATAAGTCATTGTCACGACTTATCCTCATTGTTGCATCAGAACCTATCTTCATTCAAGGAGTTTCAGATAGTGGATTGCCCCAGGCTCAGAACCGTGCCAGGGCCGAATAA
- the LOC120104207 gene encoding nucleosome assembly protein 1;1-like, which yields FQIQERDEGALKYLKDIKWCRIDNPKGFKLEFFFDPNPYFKNAILTKTYHMIDDEEPILEKAIGTEIEWLPGKCLTQKLLKKKPKKGSKNAKPITKTEECESFFNFFSPPQVPDDDEDIDEDIAEQLQSQMEQDYDIGSTIRDKIIPHAVSWFTGEAVQEDDFEDLEEDDEDEDGKDDEEEDEEDEDDDEEEEEEEGKTRKKTATTKKKSGGDGQQGDRPAECKQQ from the exons TTCCAGATTCAAGAGCGTGATGAGGGAGCTCTCAAGTATCTAAAGGATATCAAGTGGTGCAGAATAGATAATCCCAAGGGTTTCAAGCTTGAGTTTTTCTTTGATCCTAATCCTTATTTCAAGAATGCCATCCTGACAAAAACGTATCATATGATTGATGATGAAGAACCGATCCTAGAGAAAGCAATAGg GACTGAAATTGAATGGTTGCCAGGAAAGTGCTTGACTCAGAAGCTTCTGaaaaagaagccaaagaagggctCAAAGAATGCCAAGCCCATTACCAAAACTGAAGAATGTGAAAGTTTTTTCAATTTCTTTAGTCCACCTCAAGTCCCTGATGATGATGAGGATATCGATGAAGACATT GCTGAGCAGCTACAGAGTCAGATGGAGCAAGATTATGATATTGG GTCCACTATCAGAGACAAGATTATTCCTCATGCTGTTTCGTGGTTCACGGGGGAGGCTGTTCAGGAGGATGATTTTGAGGACTTAGAAGAggatgatgaagatgaagatgggaaggatgacgaggaagaggatgaggaggatgaagatgatgatgaagaagaagaggaagaggaaggaaagaCCAGGAAGAAG ACAGCTACAACAAAGAAG AAGAGTGGAGGGGATGGTCAACAAGGGGATCGGCCCGCGGAGTGCAAGCAGCAGTAA